In Bacillus weihaiensis, the genomic stretch GTTAATAGATTTTGTTTTATCAAATATGGTGAACTCCGATATAGAGAGCGTTGCAATATTCCCGAAATATTCCTACCGATCACTAATGGACCATGTAGGTTCTGGGAAACAATGGGATTTAAATCGTAAAAAGGATGGCCTCTTTTTCTTCCCTTCTCCTCATCTTCACAATGAGTATGATGAATTTGGCTCTTTTCGTCAATTCCAAGATCATTATGATTACTTCTTAAGAAGTAGTCAAGAATATGCAGTCATTACAAATAGTCATACTGTGTGCAATATTGATTATAAAAAGGTGCTAGAGAGACATATAGAAAATAGGTGTGACATCACTGAAGTAAGGAAAAATGGTGAGTCGTTGCAAATGTATATGATGTCTACAACGCTATTAAAGGATTTAATTGAAGATAAAACACAAACAGGGTGTAAAACCCTTTCGGATATTATTGTTGATAATCGTAAGAACTTAACCATTTGTGATTTTGAATTTAGCGGCTATGCGGCAAGAATTGACTCCATTTCAAGTTATTACAAGCACAGTCTTGAACTGTTAAATCCGGACATTTGGCAGGAAATATTTAAGAAAGATCGGCCAATTTTAACAAAAGCGAAAGATGAACCTCCAACAATGTATGGGAAGGATTCTGTTGTGAAAAATTCTCTTATTGCAAACGGATGTAAAATTGAAGGCCATGTGGAAAATAGCATTATTTTTAGAGGAGTTCACATTGGAAAGGATACAGTCATAAAAAACAGCGTCATTATGCAAAAAACAAACATTGGGGAACAGTGTTTACTTGAAAATGTTATTGCAGATAAAGATGTAAAGGTCCTAGATTACACCCAATTAGAAGGAGGAAGTAAAAAGCCTCTTATTCTTAGAAAGAAAACAATCCAAGGAGCGATGATGAACTCGTGAATGTACTTTTTGCTGTATCAGAGTGTGCCCCCTTTGTGAAATCAGGGGGGCTTGCGGATGTTGCCGGAGCCTTACCGAAGGAATTAAAGAAAGCTGGGGTAGATGTAAGAGTTATCTTACCAAAATACCATTTAATTGGGGAGAAATTTCGAAATCAGATGAAGCAATTAACTGAAATAAAGGTTTCGGTTGGCTGGAGACAGCAATTTTGTGGGATTGAAACGCTCGTTTATGATGGGATAACGTATTATTTTCTTGACAATGAATATTATTTTAAGCGAGATTCTTTATACGGTCATTATGATGATGCAGAGCGTTTTTCCTTTTTTTGTCGGGGGGTCTTAGAGACAATTCAG encodes the following:
- a CDS encoding sugar phosphate nucleotidyltransferase; the protein is MLAIIDSTAFMPEMEDLTLHRSLGAIPFAGRYRLIDFVLSNMVNSDIESVAIFPKYSYRSLMDHVGSGKQWDLNRKKDGLFFFPSPHLHNEYDEFGSFRQFQDHYDYFLRSSQEYAVITNSHTVCNIDYKKVLERHIENRCDITEVRKNGESLQMYMMSTTLLKDLIEDKTQTGCKTLSDIIVDNRKNLTICDFEFSGYAARIDSISSYYKHSLELLNPDIWQEIFKKDRPILTKAKDEPPTMYGKDSVVKNSLIANGCKIEGHVENSIIFRGVHIGKDTVIKNSVIMQKTNIGEQCLLENVIADKDVKVLDYTQLEGGSKKPLILRKKTIQGAMMNS